From the genome of Leguminivora glycinivorella isolate SPB_JAAS2020 chromosome Z, LegGlyc_1.1, whole genome shotgun sequence, one region includes:
- the LOC125241321 gene encoding probable cytochrome P450 305a1 — MITALLFAILVTFLTGYILQTITKPKKYPPGPKWLPFVGCGNLVQKMSKLHGSQWKALSQIAKEYSTQVLGLKLGSELVIVVYGDRNIRQVLMEPEFEGRPNSFFIKLRCFGKRMGITSADGPLWREHRKFAVKHLKNVGFGKASMEQEIQHEMARLVEYIRSNSYKPISPKSILATAVMNVLWKYVAGESIEEDRLKLLLDLLSARSKAFSMAGGWLNQFPWCRFFFPEASGYSLINRINLQISAIIEEAIQKHKNNAASGDDFIYSFLNQMKLKKGTFTELQLKIVCLDMFIAGSQTTSNLLEFMFLTVLRKQHIQDKIYDEIQRFIGNNVPSWSDSHRLVYTSAFLLEVQRCYAIVPLMGPRRVLSDSIVDGYMIPKDTTVLISVGDLYLDPDIFENPHEFKPERFIDEHGALKNAEHVYTFGLGRRRCPGDALARSFIFLTFVGILQKFKIQCVNGVCPSDEPVIGLIAAPRPYTAMFVPRQ, encoded by the exons GTCCTAAATGGCTACCATTTGTTGGATGCGgtaatttagtacaaaaaatGAGCAAACTTCACGGTTCGCAATGGAAAGCGCTCTCACAAATAGCCAAAGAATATTCTACTCAGGTGCTTGGTCTTAAGTTAGGAAGTGAGTTAGTTATTGTCGTCTATGGCGATCGAAATATACGTCAAGTCCTTATGGAACCGGAATTTGAAGGCAGACCAAACAgtttttttatcaaattacGATGTTTCGGAAAGAGGATGG GAATAACATCAGCAGATGGCCCATTATGGCGGGAACACAGAAAATTTGCAGTTAAACATCTTAAAAATGTTGGCTTTGGCAAGGCATCTATGGAACAAGAAATACAGCATGAAATGGCCAGATTAGTTGAATATATACGAAGTAATAGTTATAAACCTATAAGTCCAAAAAGTATTCTTGCCACAGCCGTTATGAATGTTCTGTGGAAATATGTGGCAG GAGAGTCAATAGAAGAAGATCGTCTGAAATTGCTACTTGATTTGCTGAGTGCCCGATCTAAGGCATTCTCCATGGCAGGAGGATGGTTAAATCAATTCCCTTGGTGCAGATTCTTTTTCCCTGAAGCCAGTGGGTATTCGCTCATAAACCGAATCAATTTACAAATTTCCGCTATAATTGAG GAAGCaatacaaaaacataaaaataatgcaGCTAGTGGtgatgattttatttattcctttcTAAATCAAATGAAGCTGAAAAAGGGCACATTTACGG AACTTCAATTAAAAATTGTATGCTTAGATATGTTCATCGCCGGTTCTCAAACTACAAGTAACTTGCTGGAATTCATGTTTCTTACGGTTTTAAGGAAACAGCATATACAGGACAAAATTTATGATGAAATACAACGCTTCATCGGAAATAACGTGCCTAGTTGGAGTGATAGTcatag ACTTGTTTACACATCGGCTTTTCTACTGGAAGTTCAAAGGTGTTATGCAATAGTGCCTCTGATGGGCCCTAGAAGAGTTCTAAGTGACAGCATTGTAGATGGTTATATGATACCGAAGGACACCACAGTACTGATATCAGTGGGCGACCTATATTTGGATCCAGACATTTTCGAAAACCCTCATGAATTTAAGCCTGAGAGATTTATCGATGAGCACGGCGCGCTAAAAAACGCCGAGCACGTCTACACCTTCGGCTTAG GTCGAAGGAGGTGCCCCGGAGACGCGTTAGCTCGATCGTTCATATTCTTAACATTCGTGGGGATTTTGCAGAAATTTAAGATCCAGTGCGTCAATGGTGTCTGTCCCAGCGACGAGCCAGTTATTGGTTTAATAGCTGCCCCGAGGCCGTACACCGCGATGTTTGTTCCTCGACAATGA